Proteins encoded in a region of the Oncorhynchus clarkii lewisi isolate Uvic-CL-2024 chromosome 18, UVic_Ocla_1.0, whole genome shotgun sequence genome:
- the LOC139373390 gene encoding NLR family CARD domain-containing protein 3-like isoform X5 encodes MKSDQSMDPPLRFRDGVVSEQIAQQELSRQFKTVLSSDLPEGFEMNQKELADALEKSELALICQRELKSNLKTKYQSAFEGIAKQGNPTLLNKIYTELYITKGGNGEVNNEHEVRQMETTTRKQARPETAIKCNDIFKPLPGQDRPIRTVLTKGVAGIGKTVSVQKFILDWAEGKANQDVQFVFSLPFRELNLMKGEKHSLFELLDHFSMETNKSRISNFDKYKVLFIFDGLDECRLPLDFKRNTSCCDVTESTSVDMLLTNLIKGNLLPSALLWITTRPAAANQIPSGCVDQVTEVRGFNDSQKEEYFRKRFSDKNLASRIISHMKSSRSLYIMCHIPVFCWISATVLEKMGEEGRELPQTLTEMCTHFLVFQTKQTNEKYLAKEETGPHWNKTSILSLGKLAFQQLVKGNLIFYEEDLKECGIDVREASVYSGVCTQIFREECGLYQVKVFCFVHLSIQEFLAAVYVFLRFSNDNENLIAKQQLIFKTFWFRKIPAIDFHKSAVDKALESAGGHLDLFLRFLLGLSLESNHKHLQGLLTKPLSSPQSHEETVMYIKEKIRENPTPERCINLFHCLNELNDHSLVKEIQSYLSSGNVSSEKLSPALWSALAFVLLTSEEDLEVFDLKKYSKSEEGLLRLLPVVKASRTALLSDCGVTEEGCASLASALKTNPSHLRELDLSNNDLKDSGVKMLSAGLQDPQCKLETLRLSGCLVTEEGCASLVSALRLNPSHLKELDLSYNHPGYLGVRLLSARLEDPHCRLERLKCV; translated from the exons ATGAAGAGTGACCAGTCTATGGATCCACCTTTAAGGTTCAGAGATGGAGTTGTTTCCGAACAAAT AGCCCAACAGGAGCTATCAAGACAGTTCAAGACAGTGCTGAGTTCAGATCTCCCTGAAGGCTTTGAGAtgaaccagaaggagcttgctgacGCACTGGAGAAAA GTGAGCTTGCTTTGATTTGCCAACGGgaactcaaatctaatctaaagaCGAAATATCAAAGTGCATTTGAGGGTATTGCTAAGCAAGGgaacccaacacttctcaataaGATCTACACAGAACTCTACATCACAAAGGGTGGAAATGGAgaggtcaataatgaacatgaggtAAGACAAATggagacaacaaccaggaaacaagCAAGACCAGAGACGGCAATCAAATGTAATGACATATTCAAACCTTTACCTGGACAAGACAGACctatcagaactgtgctgacaaagggagtcgccggcattggaaaaacagtctctgtgcagaagttcattctggactgggctgaaggaaaagcaaatcaggatgtccaatttgtattttcaCTTCCTTTTCGGGAGCTGAATTTGATGAAAGGGGAAAAACACAGTTTGTTTGAACTTCTCGATCACTTCTCAATGGAAACAAATAAATCAAGAATCTCCAACTTTGACAAGTAcaaagttctgttcatctttgatggtctggatgagtgccgaCTGCCCCTAGACTTCAAGAGGAACACGAGctgttgtgatgtcacagagtcgACCTCAGTGGATATGCTGCTGACAAACCTCATCAAGGGAAATCTGCTGCCCTCTGCTCTTCTCTGGATAACTACTAGACCTGCAGCAGCCAATCAGATCCCTTCAGGATGTGTTGACCAGGTTACAGAGGTGCGAGGGTTTAATGATTCACAAAAAGAGGAATACTTTAGAAAGAGATTTAGTGATAAGAACTTGGCCAGTAGAATCATCTCACACATGAAGTCATCAAGGAGCCTCTACATCATGTGCCACATAccagtcttctgttggatctCTGCCACAGTTTTGGAGAAAATGGGTGAAGAAGGGAGAGAGTTGCCCCAGACTCTAACTGAGATGTGCACACACTTCCTGGTATTTCAGACCAAACAGACGAATGAAAAGTATCTTGCGAAAGAAGAGACAGGTCCACACTGGAATAAAACAAGCATTCTGTCACTGGGaaaactggcttttcaacagcttgtgaAAGGCAATCTAATTttctatgaagaagacctgaaagaGTGTGGCATTGATGTCAGGGAAGCCTCAGTGTACTCAGGAGTGTGCACACAGATCTTCAGAGAGGAGTGTGGGCTGTACCAGGTCAAGGTGTTCTGCTTTGTgcatctgagcattcaggagtttctggctgctgtatatgTGTTTCTCAGATTCAGCAATGACAATGAGAATCTAATAGCCAAACAACAGTTAATCTTCAAAACATTTTGGTTCCGAAAAATACCTGCAATTGACTTCCACAAGAGTGCTGTGGATAAAGCCTTGGAGAGTGCGGGTGGACACCTTGATcttttcctccgcttccttctgggcctctcactggagtcAAATCATAAGCACTTACAAGGTCTACTGACAAAGCCTTTAAGCAGCCCACAGAGCCATGAGGAAACTGTCATGTACATcaaggagaagatcagggagaatcCCACTCCAGAGAGGtgcatcaatctgttccactgtctgaacGAACTGAATGACCATTCTCTCGTGAAGGAGATCCAAAGTTACCTGAGCTCAGGAAATGTCTCCAGTGAAAAACTCTCACCTGCACTGTGGTCAGCTCTGGCctttgtgttgctgacttcagaaGAGGATCTGGAGgtgtttgacctgaagaaatactccaaATCAGAGGAAGGTCTTCTGAGGCTTCTGCCAGTTGTCAAAGCATCCAGAACAGCTCT GCTGTCAGACTgtggagtcacagaggaaggtTGTGCTTCTCTGGCCTCAGCTCTGAAgacaaacccctcacacctgagagagctagatctgagtaacaatgacctgaaggattcaggagtgaagatgctctctgctggactgcaGGATCCACaatgtaaactggagactctgag gctgtcaggctgtctggtcacggaggaaggctgtgcttctctggtctcagctctgaggttaaacccctcacacctgaaagagcttgacctgagctacaatcacccaggatACTTaggagtcagactgctctctgctcgactggaggatccacactgcagactggagaGACTCAA ATGCGTTTGA